A single window of Triplophysa rosa linkage group LG20, Trosa_1v2, whole genome shotgun sequence DNA harbors:
- the slc45a1 gene encoding proton-associated sugar transporter A isoform X3, giving the protein MSSPGMGTPSDPLLSSPAGGKFGTAQDGTWRPTLSKTSSFPSSTTRHLSHRANNFQRHPKRRKLIGPSPPPPPNTPCPLEQLDLSELPPRRTFHELLFNGCVLFGIEFSYAMETAYVTPVLLQMGLPDQFYSLVWFISPILGFLLQPFLGAWSDRCTSRFGRRRPFIFALAIGALLGLTLVLNGRDIGSAVADTTIDHKWGIVLTVCGVVLMDFSADSADNPSHAYMMDVCSPEDQDRGLNIHALLAGLGGGFGYIVGGINWDQTEFGKSMGGQLRVIYLFTSVTLVAATAMTLTSIPERPLPQSQSQTRNNQNLKSPNLPLPPSPPPPPGAATNPDNEDEEDALYSSQFSSRCYQDPLGRSSSANARLYAGLSSPISPLSPLTPKYGSFISRDNSLTGINEFASSFGTSYIDRVLIECYTGQQTPLPLESDVMAPPLPPGEMPPPQGPQSSETPGTNEPVQQNKLSQPNGELFATEELQVNEQKQAIEPAEQCNEVLQGASGSHRGSTSGILKRPQSLALMEDPLIGPSGGLDNGRRRTVTFSQQVANILLNGLRYDSDLSGITERADSQMSIKLLCTAIYRMPPCLRSLCTNHFLGWLSFEGMLLFYTDFMGEVVFGGDPKAPHDSEAYERYNAGVSMGCWGMCIYAFSAAFYSAILEKLEERFSLRSLYFFAYLAFGLGTGLATLSTNLYVVLSLCVTYGVLFSSLCTLPYSLLCEYYQSPQFCGSSENGTRRGMGVDISLLSCQYFLAQILVSVAMGPLTSLAERTLRPAYE; this is encoded by the exons ATGTCATCTCCCGGAATGGGCACCCCGAGCGACCCCTTGTTGTCCAGTCCTGCAGGGGGGAAGTTTGGCACCGCCCAGGATGGCACCTGGAGACCAACGCTGTCCAAGACGTCTAGCTTCCCATCGTCCACAACACGGCACCTCAGTCACAGAGCAAACAACTTCCAGAGGCACCCCAAACGAAGGAAACTGATTGGACCGTCTCCGCCTCCACCTCCGAACACCCCGTGCCCTCTGGAACAGCTGGACTTGAGCGAGCTGCCTCCGAGACGCACGTTCCATGAGCTTCTCTTCAATGGATGCGTTCTGTTTGGTATTGAGTTCAGTTACGCTATGGAGACGGCGTACGTCACACCTGTACTTCTACAGATGGGGCTGCCCGATCAGTTCTACAGTCTTGTATGGTTTATCAGTCCAATTTTAG GATTTTTGCTGCAGCCTTTCCTTGGAGCCTGGAGCGATCGATGTACGTCTCGTTTTGGACGCAGGAGACCTTTTATTTTCGCTTTGGCGATAG GAGCTCTGTTGGGTCTCACGCTGGTACTGAACGGTCGGGATATTGGATCAGCTGTGGCGGACACCACCATTGATCACAAGTGGGGCATCGTGCTGACGGTGTGTGGCGTGGTTTTGATGGACTTCAGTGCCGACTCGGCTGATAACCCCAGTCATGCGTACATGATGGATGTGTGTAGCCCGGAGGACCAGGACAGAGGACTGAACATACACGCCCTTCTGGCAG GTCTTGGAGGCGGGTTCGGCTACATCGTGGGCGGCATTAACTGGGACCAAACCGAGTTCGGAAAGTCAATGGGCGGTCAGCTCCGCGTCATATACCTGTTCACCAGCGTCACCCTCGTCGCCGCCACAGCTATGACCCTCACAAGTATTCCTGAGCGACCTCTACCGCAATCTCAGTCTCAAACGAGAAACAATCAAAATCTCAAGAGCCCAAATCTCCCCCTGCCACCGTCTCCGCCCCCGCCTCCCGGAGCAGCTACAAACCCGGACAATGAAGATGAAGAGGACGCACTATACAGCAGCCAGTTCTCCAGTCGCTGCTACCAGGATCCATTAGGCCGTTCGAGCAGTGCCAACGCACGGCTCTATGCCGGCCTCAGCAGCCCCATCTCCCCCCTGAGTCCTCTCACCCCCAAATACGGCAGTTTCATCAGCCGAGACAACTCGCTCACGGGTATCAACGAGTTCGCTTCCAGCTTTGGCACCTCTTATATAGACAGAGTATTGATTGAATGCTACACTGGACAGCAGACTCCTCTGCCTTTAGAATCGGACGTAATGGCTCCGCCTCTGCCGCCAGGGGAAATGCCTCCACCTCAAGGGCCCCAATCAAGTGAAACGCCTGGCACGAATGAACCagttcagcaaaacaaactcTCACAGCCTAATGGAGAGTTGTTTGCAACAGAGGAGTTGCAAGTTAATGAGCAGAAACAAGCCATTGAACCTGCGGAGCAGTGTAATGAAGTCCTGCAGGGTGCCTCGGGGTCACATCGAGGAAGTACCTCAGGGATACTGAAACGCCCTCAGAGTCTGGCCTTAATGGAAGACCCGCTTATCGGCCCAAGCGGTGGGCTGGATAACGGCCGTAGACGCACTGTCACCTTCAGTCAACAG gtGGCAAATATATTGCTGAACGGGTTGAGATATGACAGTGATCTCAGTGGCATTACAGAGAGAGCAGACAGTCAGATGTCAATAAAGCTGCTCTGTACTGCCATCTACAGGATGCCTCCGTGTTTACGAAGCCTGTGCACCAACCATTTTCTGG GTTGGTTATCATTCGAGGGGATGTTGCTCTTCTACACTGACTTCATGGGTGAAGTGGTATTTGGTGGCGACCCAAAGGCCCCCCACGATTCTGAGGCGTACGAGCGCTACAACGCAGGCGTCAGTATGGGCTGCTGGGGCATGTGCATCTATGCATTCAGTGCTGCGTTTTATTCAG CCATTCTTGAGAAGCTGGAGGAGAGATTCTCTCTGCGTTCTTTGTATTTTTTCGCCTACCTTGCCTTTGGATTGGGCACAGGACTGGCCACGCTCTCCACCAACCTGTATGTGGTGCTGTCTCTGTGTGTGACGTACGGAGTCCTCTTCTCTTCTCTGTGCACGCTGCCTTACTCTCTGCTCTGTGAATACTACCAGAGCCCTCAG TTCTGTGGTTCATCCGAGAATGGGACCCGGCGCGGCATGGGGGTGGACATCTCCCTGCTCAGCTGCCAGTACTTCCTGGCACAGATCTTGGTTTCCGTGGCGATGGGCCCGTTGACATCGCTG GCAGAACGGACGTTGAGGCCGGCGTATGAGTGA
- the prxl2b gene encoding prostamide/prostaglandin F synthase, protein MSSVDLTKLGANQLKNTTSGEMVEVGSLWREQTVVLFFLRRFGCQVCRWLAAEVSKLEKDLKANGVALVGVGPEVLGVKEFKDGGFLKGEIYIDEKKQCYKDLGFKRYNAINIVPAAMGKKVREIASKASAEGIQGNFSGDLLQSGGMLIVAKGGEKVLMHFVQNTPGDNASLEDIAKALGISVSVQAGERPQCNEDVCTGDDRRT, encoded by the exons ATGTCGTCCGTCGATTTGACCAAGCTAGGAGCCAATCAGCTAAAAAACACCACGTCTGGAGAG ATGGTGGAGGTGGGCTCTCTTTGGCGGGAACAGACGGTggtcctcttcttcctccggAGGTTTGGATGTCAGGTGTGTCGGTGGTTGGCCGCTGAGGTCAGTAAACTAGAGAAGGACCTGAAAGCGAACGGTGTTGCTCTGGTTGGTGTTGGACCTGAAGTCTTAGGAGTGAAGGAGTTTAAGGATGGAGGATTTTTAAAGGGTG aaaTTTACATCGATGAGAAGAAACAATGCTACAAAGATTTAGGCTTTAAAAG GTACAATGCCATAAATATAGTTCCCGCTGCAATGGGAAAGAAAGTACGAGAAATTGCCTCAAAG GCCAGTGCTGAAGGAATTCAAGGAAACTTTAGCGGGGATCTTTTGCAGAGCGGTGGCATGCTCATAGTCGCTAAAG GTGGAGAGAAGGTTCTGATGCATTTTGTCCAGAATACGCCAGGAGACAATGCATCGCTTGAAGACATCGCCAAAGCTCTCGGGATTTCAGTCAGTGTTCAGGCTGGTGAGAGACCACAG tGTAATGAAGATGTTTGCACGGGTGATGACAGAAGAACTTAA
- the slc45a1 gene encoding proton-associated sugar transporter A isoform X1: MSSPGMGTPSDPLLSSPAGGKFGTAQDGTWRPTLSKTSSFPSSTTRHLSHRANNFQRHPKRRKLIGPSPPPPPNTPCPLEQLDLSELPPRRTFHELLFNGCVLFGIEFSYAMETAYVTPVLLQMGLPDQFYSLVWFISPILGFLLQPFLGAWSDRCTSRFGRRRPFIFALAIGALLGLTLVLNGRDIGSAVADTTIDHKWGIVLTVCGVVLMDFSADSADNPSHAYMMDVCSPEDQDRGLNIHALLAGLGGGFGYIVGGINWDQTEFGKSMGGQLRVIYLFTSVTLVAATAMTLTSIPERPLPQSQSQTRNNQNLKSPNLPLPPSPPPPPGAATNPDNEDEEDALYSSQFSSRCYQDPLGRSSSANARLYAGLSSPISPLSPLTPKYGSFISRDNSLTGINEFASSFGTSYIDRVLIECYTGQQTPLPLESDVMAPPLPPGEMPPPQGPQSSETPGTNEPVQQNKLSQPNGELFATEELQVNEQKQAIEPAEQCNEVLQGASGSHRGSTSGILKRPQSLALMEDPLIGPSGGLDNGRRRTVTFSQQVANILLNGLRYDSDLSGITERADSQMSIKLLCTAIYRMPPCLRSLCTNHFLGWLSFEGMLLFYTDFMGEVVFGGDPKAPHDSEAYERYNAGVSMGCWGMCIYAFSAAFYSAILEKLEERFSLRSLYFFAYLAFGLGTGLATLSTNLYVVLSLCVTYGVLFSSLCTLPYSLLCEYYQSPQFCGSSENGTRRGMGVDISLLSCQYFLAQILVSVAMGPLTSLVGGAQGVMYFSSLMSFVGCLYSSLCVVYQVPPPEGEPPLSETQPLLVHI, translated from the exons ATGTCATCTCCCGGAATGGGCACCCCGAGCGACCCCTTGTTGTCCAGTCCTGCAGGGGGGAAGTTTGGCACCGCCCAGGATGGCACCTGGAGACCAACGCTGTCCAAGACGTCTAGCTTCCCATCGTCCACAACACGGCACCTCAGTCACAGAGCAAACAACTTCCAGAGGCACCCCAAACGAAGGAAACTGATTGGACCGTCTCCGCCTCCACCTCCGAACACCCCGTGCCCTCTGGAACAGCTGGACTTGAGCGAGCTGCCTCCGAGACGCACGTTCCATGAGCTTCTCTTCAATGGATGCGTTCTGTTTGGTATTGAGTTCAGTTACGCTATGGAGACGGCGTACGTCACACCTGTACTTCTACAGATGGGGCTGCCCGATCAGTTCTACAGTCTTGTATGGTTTATCAGTCCAATTTTAG GATTTTTGCTGCAGCCTTTCCTTGGAGCCTGGAGCGATCGATGTACGTCTCGTTTTGGACGCAGGAGACCTTTTATTTTCGCTTTGGCGATAG GAGCTCTGTTGGGTCTCACGCTGGTACTGAACGGTCGGGATATTGGATCAGCTGTGGCGGACACCACCATTGATCACAAGTGGGGCATCGTGCTGACGGTGTGTGGCGTGGTTTTGATGGACTTCAGTGCCGACTCGGCTGATAACCCCAGTCATGCGTACATGATGGATGTGTGTAGCCCGGAGGACCAGGACAGAGGACTGAACATACACGCCCTTCTGGCAG GTCTTGGAGGCGGGTTCGGCTACATCGTGGGCGGCATTAACTGGGACCAAACCGAGTTCGGAAAGTCAATGGGCGGTCAGCTCCGCGTCATATACCTGTTCACCAGCGTCACCCTCGTCGCCGCCACAGCTATGACCCTCACAAGTATTCCTGAGCGACCTCTACCGCAATCTCAGTCTCAAACGAGAAACAATCAAAATCTCAAGAGCCCAAATCTCCCCCTGCCACCGTCTCCGCCCCCGCCTCCCGGAGCAGCTACAAACCCGGACAATGAAGATGAAGAGGACGCACTATACAGCAGCCAGTTCTCCAGTCGCTGCTACCAGGATCCATTAGGCCGTTCGAGCAGTGCCAACGCACGGCTCTATGCCGGCCTCAGCAGCCCCATCTCCCCCCTGAGTCCTCTCACCCCCAAATACGGCAGTTTCATCAGCCGAGACAACTCGCTCACGGGTATCAACGAGTTCGCTTCCAGCTTTGGCACCTCTTATATAGACAGAGTATTGATTGAATGCTACACTGGACAGCAGACTCCTCTGCCTTTAGAATCGGACGTAATGGCTCCGCCTCTGCCGCCAGGGGAAATGCCTCCACCTCAAGGGCCCCAATCAAGTGAAACGCCTGGCACGAATGAACCagttcagcaaaacaaactcTCACAGCCTAATGGAGAGTTGTTTGCAACAGAGGAGTTGCAAGTTAATGAGCAGAAACAAGCCATTGAACCTGCGGAGCAGTGTAATGAAGTCCTGCAGGGTGCCTCGGGGTCACATCGAGGAAGTACCTCAGGGATACTGAAACGCCCTCAGAGTCTGGCCTTAATGGAAGACCCGCTTATCGGCCCAAGCGGTGGGCTGGATAACGGCCGTAGACGCACTGTCACCTTCAGTCAACAG gtGGCAAATATATTGCTGAACGGGTTGAGATATGACAGTGATCTCAGTGGCATTACAGAGAGAGCAGACAGTCAGATGTCAATAAAGCTGCTCTGTACTGCCATCTACAGGATGCCTCCGTGTTTACGAAGCCTGTGCACCAACCATTTTCTGG GTTGGTTATCATTCGAGGGGATGTTGCTCTTCTACACTGACTTCATGGGTGAAGTGGTATTTGGTGGCGACCCAAAGGCCCCCCACGATTCTGAGGCGTACGAGCGCTACAACGCAGGCGTCAGTATGGGCTGCTGGGGCATGTGCATCTATGCATTCAGTGCTGCGTTTTATTCAG CCATTCTTGAGAAGCTGGAGGAGAGATTCTCTCTGCGTTCTTTGTATTTTTTCGCCTACCTTGCCTTTGGATTGGGCACAGGACTGGCCACGCTCTCCACCAACCTGTATGTGGTGCTGTCTCTGTGTGTGACGTACGGAGTCCTCTTCTCTTCTCTGTGCACGCTGCCTTACTCTCTGCTCTGTGAATACTACCAGAGCCCTCAG TTCTGTGGTTCATCCGAGAATGGGACCCGGCGCGGCATGGGGGTGGACATCTCCCTGCTCAGCTGCCAGTACTTCCTGGCACAGATCTTGGTTTCCGTGGCGATGGGCCCGTTGACATCGCTGGTGGGTGGGGCCCAGGGCGTGATGTACTTTTCGAGTCTGATGTCGTTTGTGGGCTGCCTGTATTCCTCACTGTGTGTGGTGTACCAGGTGCCACCGCCCGAGGGTGAGCCTCCCCTGAGCGAGACCCAACCGCTACTGGTGCACATTTAG
- the slc45a1 gene encoding proton-associated sugar transporter A isoform X2, translating into MSSPGMGTPSDPLLSSPAGGKFGTAQDGTWRPTLSKTSSFPSSTTRHLSHRANNFQRHPKRRKLIGPSPPPPPNTPCPLEQLDLSELPPRRTFHELLFNGCVLFGIEFSYAMETAYVTPVLLQMGLPDQFYSLVWFISPILGFLLQPFLGAWSDRCTSRFGRRRPFIFALAIGALLGLTLVLNGRDIGSAVADTTIDHKWGIVLTVCGVVLMDFSADSADNPSHAYMMDVCSPEDQDRGLNIHALLAGLGGGFGYIVGGINWDQTEFGKSMGGQLRVIYLFTSVTLVAATAMTLTSIPERPLPQSQSQTRNNQNLKSPNLPLPPSPPPPPGAATNPDNEDEEDALYSSQFSSRCYQDPLGRSSSANARLYAGLSSPISPLSPLTPKYGSFISRDNSLTGINEFASSFGTSYIDRVLIECYTGQQTPLPLESDVMAPPLPPGEMPPPQGPQSSETPGTNEPVQQNKLSQPNGELFATEELQVNEQKQAIEPAEQCNEVLQGASGSHRGSTSGILKRPQSLALMEDPLIGPSGGLDNGRRRTVTFSQQVANILLNGLRYDSDLSGITERADSQMSIKLLCTAIYRMPPCLRSLCTNHFLGWLSFEGMLLFYTDFMGEVVFGGDPKAPHDSEAYERYNAGVSMGCWGMCIYAFSAAFYSAILEKLEERFSLRSLYFFAYLAFGLGTGLATLSTNLYVVLSLCVTYGVLFSSLCTLPYSLLCEYYQSPQFCGSSENGTRRGMGVDISLLSCQYFLAQILVSVAMGPLTSLVGGAQGVMYFSSLMSFVGCLYSSLCVVYQVPPPEGRTDVEAGV; encoded by the exons ATGTCATCTCCCGGAATGGGCACCCCGAGCGACCCCTTGTTGTCCAGTCCTGCAGGGGGGAAGTTTGGCACCGCCCAGGATGGCACCTGGAGACCAACGCTGTCCAAGACGTCTAGCTTCCCATCGTCCACAACACGGCACCTCAGTCACAGAGCAAACAACTTCCAGAGGCACCCCAAACGAAGGAAACTGATTGGACCGTCTCCGCCTCCACCTCCGAACACCCCGTGCCCTCTGGAACAGCTGGACTTGAGCGAGCTGCCTCCGAGACGCACGTTCCATGAGCTTCTCTTCAATGGATGCGTTCTGTTTGGTATTGAGTTCAGTTACGCTATGGAGACGGCGTACGTCACACCTGTACTTCTACAGATGGGGCTGCCCGATCAGTTCTACAGTCTTGTATGGTTTATCAGTCCAATTTTAG GATTTTTGCTGCAGCCTTTCCTTGGAGCCTGGAGCGATCGATGTACGTCTCGTTTTGGACGCAGGAGACCTTTTATTTTCGCTTTGGCGATAG GAGCTCTGTTGGGTCTCACGCTGGTACTGAACGGTCGGGATATTGGATCAGCTGTGGCGGACACCACCATTGATCACAAGTGGGGCATCGTGCTGACGGTGTGTGGCGTGGTTTTGATGGACTTCAGTGCCGACTCGGCTGATAACCCCAGTCATGCGTACATGATGGATGTGTGTAGCCCGGAGGACCAGGACAGAGGACTGAACATACACGCCCTTCTGGCAG GTCTTGGAGGCGGGTTCGGCTACATCGTGGGCGGCATTAACTGGGACCAAACCGAGTTCGGAAAGTCAATGGGCGGTCAGCTCCGCGTCATATACCTGTTCACCAGCGTCACCCTCGTCGCCGCCACAGCTATGACCCTCACAAGTATTCCTGAGCGACCTCTACCGCAATCTCAGTCTCAAACGAGAAACAATCAAAATCTCAAGAGCCCAAATCTCCCCCTGCCACCGTCTCCGCCCCCGCCTCCCGGAGCAGCTACAAACCCGGACAATGAAGATGAAGAGGACGCACTATACAGCAGCCAGTTCTCCAGTCGCTGCTACCAGGATCCATTAGGCCGTTCGAGCAGTGCCAACGCACGGCTCTATGCCGGCCTCAGCAGCCCCATCTCCCCCCTGAGTCCTCTCACCCCCAAATACGGCAGTTTCATCAGCCGAGACAACTCGCTCACGGGTATCAACGAGTTCGCTTCCAGCTTTGGCACCTCTTATATAGACAGAGTATTGATTGAATGCTACACTGGACAGCAGACTCCTCTGCCTTTAGAATCGGACGTAATGGCTCCGCCTCTGCCGCCAGGGGAAATGCCTCCACCTCAAGGGCCCCAATCAAGTGAAACGCCTGGCACGAATGAACCagttcagcaaaacaaactcTCACAGCCTAATGGAGAGTTGTTTGCAACAGAGGAGTTGCAAGTTAATGAGCAGAAACAAGCCATTGAACCTGCGGAGCAGTGTAATGAAGTCCTGCAGGGTGCCTCGGGGTCACATCGAGGAAGTACCTCAGGGATACTGAAACGCCCTCAGAGTCTGGCCTTAATGGAAGACCCGCTTATCGGCCCAAGCGGTGGGCTGGATAACGGCCGTAGACGCACTGTCACCTTCAGTCAACAG gtGGCAAATATATTGCTGAACGGGTTGAGATATGACAGTGATCTCAGTGGCATTACAGAGAGAGCAGACAGTCAGATGTCAATAAAGCTGCTCTGTACTGCCATCTACAGGATGCCTCCGTGTTTACGAAGCCTGTGCACCAACCATTTTCTGG GTTGGTTATCATTCGAGGGGATGTTGCTCTTCTACACTGACTTCATGGGTGAAGTGGTATTTGGTGGCGACCCAAAGGCCCCCCACGATTCTGAGGCGTACGAGCGCTACAACGCAGGCGTCAGTATGGGCTGCTGGGGCATGTGCATCTATGCATTCAGTGCTGCGTTTTATTCAG CCATTCTTGAGAAGCTGGAGGAGAGATTCTCTCTGCGTTCTTTGTATTTTTTCGCCTACCTTGCCTTTGGATTGGGCACAGGACTGGCCACGCTCTCCACCAACCTGTATGTGGTGCTGTCTCTGTGTGTGACGTACGGAGTCCTCTTCTCTTCTCTGTGCACGCTGCCTTACTCTCTGCTCTGTGAATACTACCAGAGCCCTCAG TTCTGTGGTTCATCCGAGAATGGGACCCGGCGCGGCATGGGGGTGGACATCTCCCTGCTCAGCTGCCAGTACTTCCTGGCACAGATCTTGGTTTCCGTGGCGATGGGCCCGTTGACATCGCTGGTGGGTGGGGCCCAGGGCGTGATGTACTTTTCGAGTCTGATGTCGTTTGTGGGCTGCCTGTATTCCTCACTGTGTGTGGTGTACCAGGTGCCACCGCCCGAGG GCAGAACGGACGTTGAGGCCGGCGTATGA